In Oxobacter pfennigii, the DNA window TGCGGCAAAACCGCATCTTCACCCTTGTATGGCTGCTGCTACCTGGGGCGTGGGTGGCGATTAACACAGTGTCGTCGCTGGTGCTGTTCCCCACCCAGGAGGCCCTCATAGAGATGGGTGTCAGCCTCATCGATCCCCTTACCGTGGCCATGCACGGCCCGCTGCTGGATATCTCGGTGGCCGGCTTCGTCACCTGGCGCACCAAGGTGTTTTTGGCGCTGGTCGGCGGAATTTTCAGCATGGTCTATATAATTCGCCATACCCGGCTGGCAGAGGAACAGGGCAAGAGGGAATTGCTCGGCGCCAACGTCACCGGCAGCCTGGCGACCCTGGCAGCAGCGCTGGTGAGTATGGTCTTAATCAACGCCATGGCGGCGGTACTGACCATATTCGCAATGATTGCCCTTGGCCTTGGATTCGTTGGCTCACTGGCTCATTGCCTGGGCTTTTTCGCTGCCTCCTGTGTGCTGGGGATTGTGGCGGGGGTAGTCGCGCAGTTCTTTGTGAGCGCCACGGCGGCCCGTGGGATGTCCTTTGGCCTGTTGGGGCTGTTGTTCGGCCTGCATATTTTGTGGAACGTGAGCGGCGGGGAAAATCTCCTGGCTTTCCTCAACCCGTTGGAGTGGCCACTGCTTATCCGCCCCTTTGCGGTCGAACGGTTCCCTCTGCTGCTGATTCCGCTGGCCTTGGGCGCAGCGCTCATGGCGCTGTCCTTGTGGCTGACGGCGCGGCGGGATGTAGGCGCGGGGCTTGTACCCCAGCGACCGGGACGGGCTTTTGCCAAGCCGAGCTTGCGAGGTCTTTCCGCCCTTGCCTGGCGCAACCAAAGGGGGCTGTTTCTCGCCTGGTTTTGCTTCTACGCCATCTTTTCCTTAGCGCTGGGCTATGCCAGCTATCTGATGGTGAGCGCGGTCAGCTCGGCGGAGGCGTTAGCCGGACTGATTGAGCGGCTGGGCGGCATAGATCGGGCGTTTTTATCGCTGATGCTCTACGTTTTCGGAATACTGATCTCCGTCTATGTGATGATGGCGGCGGGCATTCTGCGCCGGGAGGAAGCGGTCAAAGGAGAGACACTGTTGTCCATGCCCCTGCGCCGAGAGAAGCTGGTTTTGAGTCATATGGCCTACATTTTCGGCGGCTCGGCGGCCATTCTGCTGGTGTCCGGCTTCTGCGTGGGCCTGGGTGCAGTAATTGGCACCGGGGACAGCGGAGCGCTTTCTCGGCTCTTTTTTGAAATGGCGGGGATGATCCCTGCGATCTGGGTCATTGGCGGTATCGCGCTGCTGCTCTTCGGCGCACTGCCGAAGTGGATGACCGGGATCAGCTACGGCCTGCTCACCCTGTTCGTCCTGATGGAGATTTTTTGGGAGCAGCAGCAGATTCCCGAAGTACTCTACGCCCTTTCGCCTTTCTCCTGGATCACGCCGCTGAAAGCCGTCCAGCCGGCAGCCGCGCCGCTGGTGCTGTGTGTTGTAACAACTATACTGGCCGGAACGGGGATTGCCCTGTTCCGCCTAAGAGACGCGGCGCTGTAATATTGGAAAGCAGGACGACTAAGGATCATTCGCTTTGATTAAACTGAGCCACATGTAATTTTATGCGTTGTTAGCAGGTCTTACCACCAAAGCTGATCACTTCGGGTCAAGTTAGCCGAAGTGCTGAAACTATGCTGAAAATCTAAATAGCTGAAAAGGGCGGCTCACATGAACCGCCCTTTTCTACATATCCGCCTGTATTATTGGTTTTCCCGCAGCCGCTGCACCACGCTTTCCCGGGAAATATTTTTATACACCCGGATAGGCAGTATGCAGGCTAGAAGCAGCAGTACCGGGAAGCAGATCATAAGAGGCGCAGAGGTGAATTGATAGGTATATGCGGCGCTGCCCTGGGTTATGGTGTTTACGGTAAAGTAGCTGACTATATAGCCTATTGTTACAAAAGCAATCAGTACCAGCGCCATATAGTATATGCCTTCCAATACAAGCATCTTTTTGCCTTGTTTGGCGGTCATGCCCACGCTCTGGAGCATGGCAAGCTCCTGTTTGCGGGAAAAAATGTTGGTCATGGTGGTATTGACGAAATTCAGCATACCGATCAGTAAAATCACGGTACACAGCGTAAAGCCGATGAGGGCCAATTGCTGGTTGTCACTTTTCATCTCGTCAATGTAATCAGCCCGGGAACGAAAGTCCACTTGAGGATGCCCTACAAGCAGCAGCTCAATTTCTGCCTGAAGGCGGTCAATGTAGGCTTCCTCCGCGATGACCGTAGCCGACATGATATCGGGGTTTGCAAGTCTTTCAAACTCCGAGGACGGAAGATAGACGGAAAACCCGGGCATGGAAACAAAATGGGCGCCTAAAGAATTGAGTGCATGATAATCCACCCGGCCCATGACCTCATAGCTGCGTTCTTCTCGGTCCTTACCCTCCAAAGAGAATGTGACGGTATCACCCACCCGGACCATGCCTTCACCGTCAAATCCAAGCAGCAGGTAATCCCCGGACAAAAACTTCTCCCGTTCAAAGGTTCCTTCGACCATATTTTCCTCCAGCTTATCCAGCCAATAGCTGTCAAAGCCGTAAACCTGGGCGTCTATGAAATCCCCGTAGGCGCTGAAATCCGTCTTTTCAATGATTTCCTCGACTTCCTGCTCCGTCAGGGAAGGCTTCTTAGACAAAATCCTTCTGCGCTGAGAATTAATAAGGCCGTCCTTGATATTTCCCTCTATGGGAGCAAAGCCGTTGGCATAATAGACTTTGGCAACCTCCTGTACGCCGTCCAGTTCCTTCACGTCCGCCAGCAAGTCTCCGCTTAATGTATAGCTTGGCGCATAAGGCCTGGCAAAACTGAAATAATCCGCGTCGGCAATCAGAAAATCACCGTTAATATGGCTTTGCAGAAACTTGTTTACGTCAAAGCTGTTAACCAGAGTATAGACAATGTTGAATAAAATCAGCCCCACAGACAGGGAAGCGATGACAAGGGATGCCTTTTTCCTGCTGCGGAAAATATTGGACCAGGCCATGCGGGATATTTTGGCCCCGCTGCTGCCGCCTTTTGTCTTTTTTGCAGGAGCTGCGGCAACGCCCGTATACCGCACCGCCTCCACGGGAGTTACCCTACCTGCTTTTTTGGCGGGGCCGTAGCAGCTTACAAGAACCGTAAAGAGGGCCAGCGCCGCCCCCAGCAGGAAGATCCAGGGATTTGGGGGCGCCGGCATGTAGTCGATGCTGAGAAAGCCAAGCAGCACGGGGATCATCACTATGCCCAGCAGATACCCAAAGATAAGGCCTGCAGGAATACCGGTGGTGCAGAGCAGCAGCGCCTGAAAGTTGACGACGCGCATGAGCTGCTTTTGCGTAGTACCGATGGTTTTTAAAAGGCCGTAAAACCGCACGTCCCGCATAACTGAAATGTAGAAAATATTGTAGATGAGAAGATAGCCGCTTACCAGTATAATGGCGATAATAACTGCCATTGCCGCGATGATTCCCGTGTCCGCGCCCCTTTTGCCGTAAGCCCCGTTAAATAGGACACCTGCAGCCTCGGCGTCAATTCCGGTATCTTTGAGGATGGTATTGACATTTTCCTCAAGCTCGGACAGCTTTCCGTGTATATTGGCGGTAATCTTGGTTACACCGTAATAACCGCCGCCCAGCCGTGTTTGCGCCGGATCCACACCCTTAAGCAGTTTGTCTGCCAGAGCGTCGGATATATACAGCATCCCGTAGGGCTGAAGGTTTAAGTCGTTGTCCCAGAATCCGCAGACGGTAAAATCCATGCTGTAAGGGGTACCGTCCACCTCAAAATCCAGGCGCACCACCTGCCCCAATTCCCGGGGCAACCCCATGGCGTCTAATATCCAGCTCATTAGGGCAATTTCGTTTTCCCCTTGGGGCAGCCGGCCTGTCGCCGGCTTGCTAAAGGTAAACCCGGCAAAATTCTCGTCTGCCGTATGAATTTCTCCCTGGGCCTGGCGGAAGGCTCCCTCAGCCGTGACGGTAATAAGCCTTGACAGGCCGTATTCCTTAATCAGCGGGTGTTCAGCCACGCGCCGGGCCTCGTCCTCGGTGAGGTATTGAAAATCCACCTCCGTACTGCGCCC includes these proteins:
- a CDS encoding ABC transporter permease, whose translation is MKRYFHGTLSLMRLYLRQNRIFTLVWLLLPGAWVAINTVSSLVLFPTQEALIEMGVSLIDPLTVAMHGPLLDISVAGFVTWRTKVFLALVGGIFSMVYIIRHTRLAEEQGKRELLGANVTGSLATLAAALVSMVLINAMAAVLTIFAMIALGLGFVGSLAHCLGFFAASCVLGIVAGVVAQFFVSATAARGMSFGLLGLLFGLHILWNVSGGENLLAFLNPLEWPLLIRPFAVERFPLLLIPLALGAALMALSLWLTARRDVGAGLVPQRPGRAFAKPSLRGLSALAWRNQRGLFLAWFCFYAIFSLALGYASYLMVSAVSSAEALAGLIERLGGIDRAFLSLMLYVFGILISVYVMMAAGILRREEAVKGETLLSMPLRREKLVLSHMAYIFGGSAAILLVSGFCVGLGAVIGTGDSGALSRLFFEMAGMIPAIWVIGGIALLLFGALPKWMTGISYGLLTLFVLMEIFWEQQQIPEVLYALSPFSWITPLKAVQPAAAPLVLCVVTTILAGTGIALFRLRDAAL
- a CDS encoding ABC transporter permease — its product is MRNNNQAVVMKLSKRSFQANKSRNIFALVAIVLTTVLITAVFTIGISLSDGMQQMLIHSYGRSTEVDFQYLTEDEARRVAEHPLIKEYGLSRLITVTAEGAFRQAQGEIHTADENFAGFTFSKPATGRLPQGENEIALMSWILDAMGLPRELGQVVRLDFEVDGTPYSMDFTVCGFWDNDLNLQPYGMLYISDALADKLLKGVDPAQTRLGGGYYGVTKITANIHGKLSELEENVNTILKDTGIDAEAAGVLFNGAYGKRGADTGIIAAMAVIIAIILVSGYLLIYNIFYISVMRDVRFYGLLKTIGTTQKQLMRVVNFQALLLCTTGIPAGLIFGYLLGIVMIPVLLGFLSIDYMPAPPNPWIFLLGAALALFTVLVSCYGPAKKAGRVTPVEAVRYTGVAAAPAKKTKGGSSGAKISRMAWSNIFRSRKKASLVIASLSVGLILFNIVYTLVNSFDVNKFLQSHINGDFLIADADYFSFARPYAPSYTLSGDLLADVKELDGVQEVAKVYYANGFAPIEGNIKDGLINSQRRRILSKKPSLTEQEVEEIIEKTDFSAYGDFIDAQVYGFDSYWLDKLEENMVEGTFEREKFLSGDYLLLGFDGEGMVRVGDTVTFSLEGKDREERSYEVMGRVDYHALNSLGAHFVSMPGFSVYLPSSEFERLANPDIMSATVIAEEAYIDRLQAEIELLLVGHPQVDFRSRADYIDEMKSDNQQLALIGFTLCTVILLIGMLNFVNTTMTNIFSRKQELAMLQSVGMTAKQGKKMLVLEGIYYMALVLIAFVTIGYIVSYFTVNTITQGSAAYTYQFTSAPLMICFPVLLLLACILPIRVYKNISRESVVQRLRENQ